In Acidimicrobiales bacterium, the genomic window GCTCCCGGCCCAGGTGGACCCGGCGGGAGGCCACGCTCTTGGGCACGCTGCAGCGCACCGCCATCCACGCCGGTGCCGAGCGGGCTCCGCTCTCGCCCCACTGGCCGCCGGCGTCGAAGGCGGCGGTGGCCACCGTGGTGGGCGCCTCCAGCCGGGCCAGGCAGCGGTGCAGCTCGATGATGCCGTCGGCGTCGCCCAGGGTGGCGGCGCCGGCTCACACGCCGTCCAGCGCCTCCTTCAGGGCCTCCTTCAGGGCCTCCAGCACCCCTTTATCGTACACCTGTTCGAACGACGAATCAAGCGAAAACCCTTGTGGCGCAAGGGTTTTTTAGTTCAACCACGCTGGTGCCCTGCCTCGAAGGAGCCCGTCGGGTGTCAGTCGAGCGGGATTCCCGGGCCGATCCACACCCCGGCGGCACCCAGCGAGTACAGGCGCTCCACGAAGACCGGCACCGTCGAACGGACGACGACCGGCAGCTCCGGGCGCTTCACGTGGTCGTTGAGGAAGAGCACGGCCCGGCGGCCCGGCCGCACCTCGGTGCCCTGGAGGCCTTCCACGTCCAGGTCGGTGCCCCCGTCCAAGCCGGTGACCGAGATGCGGGCGGCCGCCGAACCCGTGTTCGCGACCACGATCCACTCGCCCGCGCCGTCGCTCGGCCCGGCGGCGGCGAACAGCCAGCGCCGGGCCGGCCGCCGCAGGCCGATGGTGTCAGCCCGGCCGCGCTGGGGAGCGGGCTCGGCGAAGTGGAGGGCACGGGAGACCACGACCGGCACGCCGTCGAGCGACCGCACGGTGAGCGAGTGGTTCACGCCGCGCGGCACGCCCACTTCCTCGTTGAGCACCACGTCGAGACGCCCCCCGGCCGGCACCGACCGTTCGAAGTCCTCGGCCACCCCTTCGTCGAGGATCACGTCGAAGAGCACGGTGGCTTCGCTGCTCCCCGGGTTCGAGACCGCGTAGTGCTCGTCCACGCCGTCGGTCAGGACCCCGACCGGGAACTCCCACAAGGCGCCGAGCGACGGCGCGCCGAGCGACACCGACAGCCCCGCCTTTCCGGGCGCCGAGCGGGTCTGCGTCTGGACGGCTACCACCCGGCCCGTGCGCACCGCCACGTCCGTCGCGATGGCCTCCCGGCGGCGCACGTGATCGCCGATCTCGCGGACGACGAGCGCGTGGGCGGGGACCACGATCGGCCGGAAGGCCGCCGGTGCGGCACGACCCTGGTCCGTGCTGAAGGACAGGTCGACGATGGCGTCCTCGGGGAACGGGTTGAACAGCGAGAGAGCAAGACTGGCGTCCTTGGCGGTGGCCCCGTCGGCGAAGTGCCAGTGGTCGGATGCCCGGGACGAGCAGGGCGTGGCGTCGGACTCCGTCGAACCGTGCACGACCAGCTCGGCGGCGACCTGACCGCTGTCGACGTCGACGACGGCGGCGGCCCACGGTGCCTGCACGAGGTCACGAAGCGTCACCGACGTCTTCGCCATGGCCGCGACCCGCAGCGGCCTCGTCACCGCCTCGCCGGCGACCGGCACGACGGTCACTGTGCCGGCCGCCGGGCGGGTCGTGGGGTTGGCCACCTCGACGACGCCGTCGGCCCCGCTGCCCGACGCCGCCGTGGCACCCACGCAGAACCAGCTCGACGACAGCGCGCCGGCGGGGGCAGCCGTGGGCATGAGGGCCCGGGCGGCGTTGCCCGCAACCACCCTGTCGCGCGGCCGAGCCGAGCGGTCGGCCACGCCGCCCGCGGCCAGCAGGACCGCCACGACCAGCAGGACGGGCGTGCGGCGGGCCGTCATGAGGCGGGCGCCGGCCGGCGCCGGCGGCCGGCGATCAGGGTGCGGATGACGAGGGCCCATACGGCCAGCTCGACGACGATGGCGCCGTAGCGGACAAGGGGCGTCCGGTAGCGGAGCGTGGCGCCGCCGGATGCCGGCGCGGTGAACCCGTTCGCCCAGCCGAACGCCTTCGTCCTCGGTGCCGATCTCCCGGCGACCCGCAGGCTCCAATGCGACGAGGCACCCTCGGACAGCAGGACGGTGTCGCCCGCTGCCAGCGGGCCGCTGAACCGGGTGGGAGTCCGAACCGACGGCAGGACGGGCGGCGAACCTGCGAGCTGCACGTCGCGAAGGGCGGCCAGTCCGCCGGCCCCGGCGGCCAGCGTCTCAGCTGCGACCTTGGACCGGCCCGGGGCCCACGCCGCGTTCTCGTAGACGAGCAGGGCGGCGTCGCCCTGGAGCTTCTTCAGGTCGATCTGGGCGTCGAGCGCAGCGGGCAGGTCCGGAGGCGGAGGTCGGAAGGCGGATGGCAGGTTGCCAGTGAGACGGGCGGGGGCCGTTCGCAGGGGCACGACGACGTAGCGGATGGCGGCCGGCGCCAGCAGGTGGCCGAGGCTGGTGGTGCCGTCGGCTCGGGCCGCCTGGACGGCGTCGGCCACCCGCTGGGTGGCGTGGGGCGCGGCTCCCGACCACAGGTCCCGAACGTCGGGCGCCCCGTCGCGGGAGGTGGCGTAGGCGAGCCCGTCGCTGAGTCGCCAGCCGGTGAGCGGGAGGGCCTGCGGATCGCCGAGCCACAGCACCCGGAAGGCGCCGGCCGCCCGCTGCTCGGGCATCCACGACAGCGACCCCGCGAAGTCGTCCGACGGCACGTGCCAGCGGCCGTCCAACGCGGAGGCGGCCACCGGCACCGCTCCCAGCAGCACGGCCACGAGCGTGGCGGTCGGCGCCAGTTGGCGCCAGCCGAAGCTGTACCCGGGGACGTCGACCTCGAAGGCGAGCAGGCCCAGGGCCACAGCCAGCGCAAGGGCGGCGGCGGCGGGCGCGAGGAGCACCTCCGATGCCGGCGTGCCCACGTGGAGCCAGCCGCGCGCTCCCGCCCACGCCACACCCCAGCACGTGATGGCCACCATCCACATCCGCGCCGCCCACTGGAGGCGGCGGTCACGGCCCACGAGGAGGGGCAGGGCAGCCGCCACGACGAAGACCCACCCCACCGGTGGGGCGCCGAGCGGACCGGTCTCGAACCGCACCAGCGCGCCGAGCCCGAGGGCCCCGGACCCGCCGCTGCCCACGCCGGTCACGGCCGACAGCTGGCGGCCGGGGAGCACGAAGTCGACCGACCACGGGAACAGCAGGACGGCGGCGACGCCGATCGCACCGAGGGCGGCGGCGGCCGCCCGAGACGCCCGCCCGAGCTCGCCCGCCACCACGGACCCCAGCGCCAGCCCGGCGGCGGTGAGCGCGACCAACAGGACCAGCGGCGGGGCGAGGGCGGCCGATACGGCGACGAGGACCCCGAGCGGGAACACCACGCGGCGCACGCCCCGCCCGTCGTCGTCGGGGCCCGAGAACGGGGGGATGCCCGTGGCCCGCAGGAGGCTGCGCAGCACCCACGGGGCGATGGCGTAGGCGAGCACGCCGAAGAGGCGGCCTCCGGCGATGGCGTTGTACGGCAGCGGGATGGCGACGTACACCACGAGCGCGGCCAGGCGGGCGCGCTGCGAGCCGAGCGGCGCGGCCAGGGCGACCGCACCCACGGCGCCCACGGGCAGGGCGCCCACCACGAGCAGGGTCCGCAACAGGCCCGTGGCCCCCCCGAGGAGGAAGCCGGCCACGCCGAGCAGACCGAAGGCGGCGGGGGCCGGGGCCTCGGAGCCGAGCCCGGCCTGGTTCCAGCCACTCGCGTACGACCGCAGCAAGGACCACGCCCCCGGGAACGGGGCCAGCTGGTGCACAGCCGGTATGCCGCGGGTGATCAGGTGGCGGCTGCCGGCGAGGAGCACGAGGGCCACCGCGCCGCCCACCGCCAGGGACAGCCCGACCGCCTGCCGCTCCTCGTCGTCGCGTTCGAGCCCCCGCGCCCGCGCCATGGCTCCTCGCGTCCGCCGGCGGATGCGCTCGCCCGCCAGCTGGCCCCGGAGGAAGCCGTTGAATCGGGCGCTGCCGCGCACCTGGAGGAGACGCACCGCACCGTCGGGGACCTGCCGCGAGGCACGCACCGCCCTGCGGGCCACCCGCAGCTCGCCGAGGCGGCGCAGGTTCCACGTCCAGGCCGCCGCCGTGTCGCGCGCCGTCGCCGTGTGCCCCGCCATCAGGCCGAAGAGCATCTCCGCCACCGCCAGCAGGGCCACCTGGGGCAGCACTCGCACGAGGTGCCAGAAGCTGTAGTCCTTCAGCACCGCCCGGAGCCGGTGGCGGAGCACGAACGGGCGCGCCATCCGGCGCAGGCTGGCCAGCGCGGCGGGTGCCGGCCCCCCTCCGGGCGAGCGCAGGCCGGCGGACATCGCCTCGCGATGGCGGACCCTGGCCGCCGGCGCCACCACCACGCGCGCCCCTGCGATCTGGGCCCGCCACGACAGGTCCAGGTCCTCGCCGTAGAGGTGCATCTCGTGGTCGAATCCGCCGAGGCTCGTGAACAGGTCGGCGCGCACGAGCGTGCAGCCGCCGGGGGCGACGAACACGTCGCGGACGGCGTCGTGCTGCTCCTGGTCGAGCTCGCCCCGATCGACGAGGGCGTGAGGGGCGCCGCTCTTGTCGATGCCCATGCCCACCTGGAGCAGGCGCTGCGGATCGTCCCAGTCGACCAGCTTCGGCGTCACCAGGCCGGCG contains:
- a CDS encoding DUF5719 family protein, with product MTARRTPVLLVVAVLLAAGGVADRSARPRDRVVAGNAARALMPTAAPAGALSSSWFCVGATAASGSGADGVVEVANPTTRPAAGTVTVVPVAGEAVTRPLRVAAMAKTSVTLRDLVQAPWAAAVVDVDSGQVAAELVVHGSTESDATPCSSRASDHWHFADGATAKDASLALSLFNPFPEDAIVDLSFSTDQGRAAPAAFRPIVVPAHALVVREIGDHVRRREAIATDVAVRTGRVVAVQTQTRSAPGKAGLSVSLGAPSLGALWEFPVGVLTDGVDEHYAVSNPGSSEATVLFDVILDEGVAEDFERSVPAGGRLDVVLNEEVGVPRGVNHSLTVRSLDGVPVVVSRALHFAEPAPQRGRADTIGLRRPARRWLFAAAGPSDGAGEWIVVANTGSAAARISVTGLDGGTDLDVEGLQGTEVRPGRRAVLFLNDHVKRPELPVVVRSTVPVFVERLYSLGAAGVWIGPGIPLD
- a CDS encoding glycosyltransferase family 2 protein; amino-acid sequence: MDSPLQAPPVVVVVVTCDSGPWLEEALEALAGQDYPNLSVLVIDAGSAVDPTPRVAAVLPGAFVRRLAGNPGYAAATNEALGLVEGASHFLLCHDDVAPEPDVVRLMVEEAFRSNAGLVTPKLVDWDDPQRLLQVGMGIDKSGAPHALVDRGELDQEQHDAVRDVFVAPGGCTLVRADLFTSLGGFDHEMHLYGEDLDLSWRAQIAGARVVVAPAARVRHREAMSAGLRSPGGGPAPAALASLRRMARPFVLRHRLRAVLKDYSFWHLVRVLPQVALLAVAEMLFGLMAGHTATARDTAAAWTWNLRRLGELRVARRAVRASRQVPDGAVRLLQVRGSARFNGFLRGQLAGERIRRRTRGAMARARGLERDDEERQAVGLSLAVGGAVALVLLAGSRHLITRGIPAVHQLAPFPGAWSLLRSYASGWNQAGLGSEAPAPAAFGLLGVAGFLLGGATGLLRTLLVVGALPVGAVGAVALAAPLGSQRARLAALVVYVAIPLPYNAIAGGRLFGVLAYAIAPWVLRSLLRATGIPPFSGPDDDGRGVRRVVFPLGVLVAVSAALAPPLVLLVALTAAGLALGSVVAGELGRASRAAAAALGAIGVAAVLLFPWSVDFVLPGRQLSAVTGVGSGGSGALGLGALVRFETGPLGAPPVGWVFVVAAALPLLVGRDRRLQWAARMWMVAITCWGVAWAGARGWLHVGTPASEVLLAPAAAALALAVALGLLAFEVDVPGYSFGWRQLAPTATLVAVLLGAVPVAASALDGRWHVPSDDFAGSLSWMPEQRAAGAFRVLWLGDPQALPLTGWRLSDGLAYATSRDGAPDVRDLWSGAAPHATQRVADAVQAARADGTTSLGHLLAPAAIRYVVVPLRTAPARLTGNLPSAFRPPPPDLPAALDAQIDLKKLQGDAALLVYENAAWAPGRSKVAAETLAAGAGGLAALRDVQLAGSPPVLPSVRTPTRFSGPLAAGDTVLLSEGASSHWSLRVAGRSAPRTKAFGWANGFTAPASGGATLRYRTPLVRYGAIVVELAVWALVIRTLIAGRRRRPAPAS